A portion of the Salmo trutta chromosome 1, fSalTru1.1, whole genome shotgun sequence genome contains these proteins:
- the LOC115206028 gene encoding protein Njmu-R1-like, producing the protein MSFVDTCEGIMFTSQTSMQTSSFQDSIDVEEKDTDYDNEEMGYNQKIQLNCYYTMYLYQGTRSEAAAEGNVAWSQRRTDSTASTSQEDFSLTLVDSSLPVEAEPELRCYISRRLSKGALLGGMGNIAAVELSVPEAAVGCYCCLLEQERSPEQPDADGNGYVICLMGGSEKGLNLFRLELDKYVQGLQSSLQTPELVNLETEIRPYLSMWYEESVMHILRVVQMVQGSISFLLHAALSHIHVEVTNADDRTKADVARFIKAASLQGLVQEDTTTASLYKASEALTDLVIDCSTSPPTLSNTVSNRFCDDWIQAFLNAAERCNPFLLRQILENFKLKAIQDMNSLKRFIRQAESSHYALFRCCQFLQGCGNGDVLLQNSHAEHRDLPEACSIIRVLDEFLSEQQAQG; encoded by the exons ATGTCATTTGTTGATACGTGCGAAGGAATCATGTTTACCTCGCAAACTTCCATGCAAACGTCCTCCTTCCAAGATTCAATTGACGTGGAAGAAAAGGATACGGATTATGATAACGAAGAGATGGGATATAATCAGAAAATACAGTTGAACTGTTACTATACCATGTATCTCTACCAAGGCACCAG ATCTGAGGCAGCTGCAGAGGGCAACGTGGCATGGAGCCAGAGAAGAACAGATTCCACAGCCAGTACCAGTCAGGAAGACTTTAG CCTCACCCTAGTGGACAGCAGCCTGCCGGTAGAGGCGGAGCCTGAGCTACGATGCTACATCTCCCGGAGGCTGAGCAAAGGAGCCCTGCTGGGGGGCATGGGAAACATTGCCGCCGTGGAGCTCAG TGTCCCAGAGGCGGCGGTGGGCTGTTACTGCTGTCTCCTGGAGCAGGAGAGATCCCCAGAGCAGCCCGACGCAGACGGCAATGGCTATGTGATCTGCCTCATGGGAGGCTCTGAGAAAGGCCTCAACCT GTTTAGACTTGAACTGGACAAGTACGTGCAAGGCCTGCAGAGCAGTCTACAGACTCCTGAG ctggtGAACCTAGAGACTGAGATCAGGCCCTACCTGAGCATGTGGTACGAGGAGTCGGTGATGCACATCCTCAGAGTGGTGCAGATGGTCCAGGGGAGCATCAGCTTCCTGCTACATGCT GCTCTGAGTCACATACATGTGGAGGTCACCAATGCAGATGACAGGACCAAGGCTGATGTTGCTAG GTTCATTAAGGCAGCCAGTCTGCAGGGCCTGGTCCAGGAGGACACTACCACAGCCTCTCTGTATAAGGCCTCAGAGGCTCTTACTGACCTGGTCATAGACTGCTCCACCAGCCCTCCTACACTCTCCAACACAG TCAGTAACCGTTTCTGTGATGACTGGATCCAGGCATTCCTGAACGCAGCAGAGCGCTGTAACCCTTTCCTCCTCAGACAGATCCTGGAGAACTTCAAACTCAAG GCCATCCAGGACATGAACAGTCTGAAGCGGTTCATCCGCCAGGCTGAGTCGAGTCACTACGCTCTGTTCCGCTGCTGCCAGTTCCTGCAGGGCTGTGGGAATGGGGACGTGCTGCTCCAGAACTCCCACGCCGAGCACCGGGACCTTCCTGAGGCCTGCAGCATCATCCGCGTGCTGGACGAGTTCCTCAGCGAACAGCAGGCCCAGGGATGA